The following are encoded together in the Lathyrus oleraceus cultivar Zhongwan6 chromosome 3, CAAS_Psat_ZW6_1.0, whole genome shotgun sequence genome:
- the LOC127125481 gene encoding MATH domain and coiled-coil domain-containing protein At3g58360: MEDEQSSVEKFEKFTWKVENFSRLNTNEVRSKPFVLGGYPWRILLFPKGNNVNIYLSVYLEAVQTANMSEGWRRDVKVKLHVFNQLDAKMTITKESKHEFNANQSISWGFKSFMTLTELLLTKGFIVKDTCIVGAEVFVSKSTNEKPVNQAACLILGSQTSNVKVEIPSPEPEATNLQTSSPLSFEPSEQADAELVYAALGKVIHFLKTRKVKDMNEQASKELQVLWDELKKFKIDFTWLEPQVQYALGMKSYVEKALEVEKLKENVAVQELKTEMLQATLAAAKVSLDVERDLLKAKGVKERDLDSELASGSWRP, from the exons ATGGAGGATGAACAATCTAGCGTTGAGAAGTTTGAGAAATTCACATGGAAGGTTGAAAATTTTTCTCGTTTGAATACCAATGAGGTTCGGTCTAAGCCTTTTGTCTTAGGTGGCTATCCATG GAGGATTCTTCTGTTTCCAAAAGGAAACAATGTAAACATCTACTTATCAGTATATTTGGAGGCTGTGCAAACTGCTAATATGTCTGAGGGATGGCGCAGAGATGTCAAAGTCAAGTTGCATGTATTCAATCAATTGGATGCAAAGATGACCATCACAAAAG AAAGTAAGCATGAATTCAATGCAAATCAGAGCATCAGCTGGGGATTTAAGTCATTCATGACATTAACTGAGCTCCTTCTGACCAAGGGGTTTATTGTGAAGGATACTTGTATTGTTGGTGCTGAGGTTTTCGTCTCTAAGTCAACAAATGAGAAACCAGTAAATCAAGCTGCATGCTTAATATTAGGATCTCAAACAAGCAATGTGAAAGTGGAAATCCCAAGTCCAGAGCCAGAAGCTACAAATCTTCAAACAAGTTCACCTCTTTCATTTGAACCTTCTGAACAAGCTGATGCAGAGTTGGTGTATGCTGCACTGGGGAAAGTTATTCATTTCCTTAAGACTAGAAAAGTGAAAGATATGAATGAACAAGCTTCTAAGGAACTTCAAGTTTTATGGGATGAACTTAAGAAATTTAAAATTGACTTTACTTGGCTAGAGCCACAAGTTCAATATGCTTTAGGAATGAAAAGTTATGTGGAGAAAGCTTTGGAGGTTGAAAAGTTGAAGGAGAATGTTGCAGTTCAAGAGCTGAAAACGGAGATGCTACAGGCAACTTTGGCTGCTGCAAAGGTAAGTCTTGACGTAGAAAGAGACTTGTTGAAAGCAAAAGGTGTCAAAGAAAGAGATTTGGATTCAGAATTGGCTTCTGGGAGTTGGAGGCCATAG